A single genomic interval of Halomonas sp. GT harbors:
- a CDS encoding GNAT family N-acetyltransferase, whose protein sequence is MNLFQPTPTTRITYSRHAQGLGCFSLRPLHLPEDLPLIHDWVTAPRASFWGMQGHSAERVLAFYRDLQESNQAQSYLGLFNDQPAFLVECYDPRHDPIGEHYDVAEGDRGMHFLVAPTKTPLTGFSVQVITTILAFMFEDPATRRIVVEPDVNNRKIHPLNRRVGFVYEREVQLPEKTAHLAFCDREAFASAVSRENPRLTQVLAADPTRVTSHLTPDHWAQANRCLTRKAIAEFSHERLLAPEALHVDTKGNGNYRLTAPNAAVEYHFRARRLALDHWMIDLNSLDKRIDGVSAEIDAQHFILEFRQPLGISDEMLPVYLEEIASTLFGGAYKLDDNRPDADGLADADFQTLEAAMTEGHPVFVANNGRMGFDAVDYHAFAPEAAAPITLVWLAVHREDAHFSVIEGLDYETLLREELGTATLNDFHQRLEDRHLDPTDYLLMPAHPWQWFHKLAITFAAEVARNRIVCLGYGHDQYQAQQSIRTWFNVSQPNRRYVKTALSILNMGFMRGLSPNYMRATPTINDWIKALVDGDPELRAQSFTILREEAAIGFRRDAIEPAFDSRSAYKKMLACLWRESPMRYQCEGHQLMTMAALLHVDAHQRALLPQLITISGLSTADWLGRYLRVYLRPLLHCFYVYDLVFMPHGENLILQLKDGVPVRAIMKDIAEEIAIMNTEVELPEAISRIRLDMPESLKILSIFTDVFDCFLRFMAGILVEQGGITEDAFWEQVARCVVDYQQDHPEFAEKFDQHDLFAPAFTLSCLNRLQLSDHQQMLDLADPAKNLKFAGNLANPIAAFRPTTYAKATQPMALT, encoded by the coding sequence ATGAATCTCTTTCAACCAACCCCGACCACACGCATCACCTACAGCCGCCACGCTCAGGGGCTAGGCTGCTTCAGCCTCCGCCCGCTGCACCTACCCGAGGACCTGCCCCTGATACACGATTGGGTTACCGCACCCCGAGCAAGTTTCTGGGGAATGCAGGGCCACTCGGCTGAGCGCGTTCTTGCCTTCTACCGCGACCTGCAGGAAAGCAATCAAGCACAGAGCTACCTAGGACTATTCAACGATCAACCTGCCTTTCTGGTGGAGTGTTACGACCCGCGCCACGACCCTATCGGTGAGCACTATGATGTGGCCGAGGGCGACCGCGGCATGCACTTCTTGGTGGCGCCTACCAAGACGCCACTGACCGGCTTCAGCGTCCAGGTGATCACCACCATCCTGGCCTTTATGTTTGAGGACCCCGCTACACGGCGCATCGTGGTAGAGCCGGACGTCAACAACCGCAAGATACATCCGCTCAACCGCCGAGTAGGTTTTGTTTACGAACGCGAAGTGCAGCTGCCCGAGAAGACCGCCCACCTCGCCTTCTGCGACCGCGAAGCGTTCGCCTCGGCGGTGAGCCGCGAAAACCCGCGCCTCACCCAGGTACTGGCCGCCGACCCCACACGGGTCACTTCCCACCTAACCCCCGACCACTGGGCTCAGGCCAACCGCTGTCTGACCCGCAAGGCGATTGCTGAGTTCTCCCATGAGCGCCTGCTGGCCCCCGAGGCACTGCACGTGGATACCAAAGGCAACGGCAACTACCGACTGACCGCCCCGAACGCGGCGGTCGAGTACCACTTCCGCGCCCGTCGTCTGGCGCTGGATCACTGGATGATCGACCTCAACTCTCTTGATAAGCGGATCGATGGCGTCTCAGCCGAGATCGACGCACAGCACTTCATCCTCGAATTCCGCCAGCCCCTGGGGATCAGCGATGAGATGCTGCCGGTTTACCTGGAAGAGATTGCCAGCACCCTGTTTGGTGGCGCCTACAAGCTCGACGACAACCGCCCAGATGCCGACGGGTTGGCCGATGCCGACTTCCAGACGCTGGAGGCGGCCATGACGGAGGGCCATCCTGTCTTTGTGGCTAATAATGGCCGCATGGGCTTTGATGCCGTTGATTACCACGCCTTTGCCCCGGAGGCCGCAGCACCCATCACCCTGGTATGGCTCGCAGTACATCGCGAAGACGCTCATTTCAGTGTCATCGAGGGCCTAGACTACGAAACACTGCTACGCGAGGAACTCGGCACAGCAACATTGAATGACTTTCACCAACGGCTGGAAGATCGTCATCTCGACCCCACGGACTACCTGCTGATGCCCGCTCACCCGTGGCAGTGGTTTCACAAGCTAGCCATCACTTTCGCCGCTGAAGTGGCGCGGAACCGCATTGTTTGCCTGGGCTACGGCCACGATCAGTATCAGGCCCAGCAGTCGATCCGTACTTGGTTCAACGTGAGCCAGCCAAATCGGCGCTATGTGAAGACCGCACTGTCGATTCTCAACATGGGCTTTATGCGCGGCCTCTCGCCCAATTACATGCGCGCCACACCGACCATTAACGACTGGATCAAGGCATTAGTCGACGGCGACCCTGAGCTTCGTGCCCAGAGCTTCACGATTCTGCGCGAAGAGGCTGCAATCGGCTTTCGCCGCGATGCTATCGAGCCAGCCTTCGATAGCCGCAGTGCCTACAAGAAGATGCTGGCCTGCCTTTGGCGAGAGAGCCCCATGCGCTACCAGTGCGAAGGTCATCAGCTGATGACAATGGCCGCCTTGCTGCATGTCGATGCACATCAACGCGCGCTGCTACCGCAACTGATCACTATTTCCGGGCTTTCCACTGCCGACTGGCTGGGTCGCTACTTAAGAGTTTATCTGCGCCCGTTGCTGCACTGCTTCTACGTCTACGACCTAGTCTTCATGCCCCACGGTGAGAACCTGATTTTACAGCTCAAGGACGGCGTACCGGTACGCGCCATCATGAAGGACATTGCCGAAGAGATCGCCATCATGAATACCGAGGTGGAGCTGCCCGAGGCCATTTCGCGAATCCGCCTCGATATGCCCGAGTCGCTCAAAATATTATCGATATTCACCGATGTGTTTGATTGTTTCCTACGTTTCATGGCGGGGATTCTTGTCGAGCAAGGCGGCATAACGGAAGACGCCTTCTGGGAGCAAGTTGCACGCTGCGTCGTTGATTACCAGCAGGACCATCCTGAGTTCGCAGAGAAATTCGACCAGCACGATCTGTTCGCACCTGCGTTCACCCTCTCCTGCTTAAACAGGCTGCAGCTCAGCGACCATCAGCAGATGCTCGACTTGGCCGACCCCGCAAAAAATCTCAAATTTGCCGGCAACCTAGCCAACCCCATTGCTGCTTTCCGGCCCACCACATACGCCAAGGCAACTCAACCAATGGCGCTAACCTGA
- a CDS encoding RNA polymerase sigma factor: MTDRLDLTRLYRLHAGDLNGYLRQRLRCPALADDLCQEAFLRLSQRPCNEGLEEPRAYLFRIANNLMIDHHRRCYSRIDHQPLDDPHLCLACPYSCPETATESALCQRQLRRAMASLPPRLLQALTWHRLEGLTQAEIGQRIGVSERMAGRYIAQALERCRNELAGSAPLCQE, encoded by the coding sequence ATGACTGACCGCCTGGATCTCACCCGACTTTATCGATTGCACGCCGGTGATCTAAATGGCTATTTACGACAACGGCTTCGCTGTCCTGCCCTCGCCGATGATCTCTGTCAGGAGGCGTTCTTGCGCCTGAGCCAACGGCCATGCAACGAAGGCCTTGAAGAGCCACGCGCCTATCTGTTTCGCATCGCCAATAACCTGATGATTGATCATCATCGCCGCTGTTACTCACGTATTGACCACCAGCCACTCGATGACCCTCATCTTTGCCTCGCCTGCCCCTACTCTTGCCCAGAAACGGCGACCGAAAGCGCCCTGTGCCAGCGCCAATTGCGGCGAGCCATGGCATCGTTGCCACCACGGCTTCTCCAGGCGTTGACCTGGCACCGTCTTGAAGGGCTGACCCAAGCCGAGATCGGCCAACGCATTGGCGTTTCTGAACGCATGGCGGGGCGTTACATCGCCCAGGCGCTTGAACGCTGCCGCAATGAGCTGGCCGGGTCTGCGCCCTTGTGCCAGGAATAG
- a CDS encoding YihY/virulence factor BrkB family protein: MGRNQTVLNALLLLLPRLAHFAWRVVCHFLKNRGILLAGGVGYNILLSIVPLFAVLVVLLTQVVDQQHLLNVLAVQARHLAPAHAEVLMDAVRGLLESRDVIGILSLPILLLFSSFAFRMLEDALAIIFHAPESPHIKRSVWVSVMLPYAFMLVLGAGLLALTLVVTLASSLNTLMMALFERELPFAGFSEPVLNLFSFAGVFLLFSAIYKVLPVVRIALRRAIIGGFVAALLWEGVRLLLVYYFTHLSFVNAVYGSLATLVIVLLSLEVGAIILLLGAQVIAELERNTRLGLPWHIDPDRQPITHVD; this comes from the coding sequence ATGGGGCGCAACCAAACGGTACTCAATGCCTTACTTCTCCTGCTACCTCGGCTGGCGCATTTTGCTTGGCGTGTAGTGTGTCATTTCCTGAAAAATCGCGGCATCCTGCTTGCCGGTGGCGTGGGTTACAACATTTTGCTCTCCATCGTGCCGCTATTTGCAGTGTTGGTCGTGCTGTTAACACAAGTAGTGGATCAACAGCATTTGCTCAACGTTCTTGCGGTACAAGCGCGCCACCTCGCACCGGCCCATGCCGAGGTTTTGATGGACGCCGTTCGCGGCTTGCTGGAGTCTCGCGACGTCATCGGTATTCTTAGCTTACCCATTCTGCTGCTCTTCAGCTCCTTTGCCTTTCGCATGCTTGAAGATGCCTTGGCGATTATCTTCCATGCGCCAGAAAGCCCCCACATCAAGCGCAGTGTGTGGGTGTCGGTGATGCTGCCTTATGCTTTCATGTTGGTGTTAGGGGCAGGGTTGCTGGCCTTAACGCTGGTAGTCACCCTGGCCAGCTCGCTCAATACACTGATGATGGCGCTCTTTGAGCGAGAACTACCGTTTGCGGGCTTCTCCGAACCAGTACTCAACTTATTCAGTTTTGCCGGGGTTTTCTTGTTGTTCAGCGCTATCTATAAGGTGCTACCGGTCGTGCGTATCGCGTTGCGCCGAGCGATCATCGGCGGTTTCGTCGCGGCACTGCTATGGGAAGGCGTGCGGCTGCTCCTGGTTTACTATTTCACCCACCTCTCGTTCGTCAACGCCGTTTACGGCTCCCTAGCAACGCTGGTCATTGTGCTGCTCAGCTTGGAAGTCGGCGCTATCATTTTATTACTAGGCGCTCAGGTCATTGCTGAGTTGGAGCGCAACACGCGCCTCGGCCTGCCTTGGCATATTGACCCCGACCGACAACCCATCACCCACGTTGATTAA
- a CDS encoding TRAP transporter permease — MSHSTPDSVRDESASSASERLEHPWLGRILSLLAIVVAFSHIYFNTLGTVSEIWVSALHFGMFGLLCALSVPMFKARSATGQRLLLAVDVCLGLAALGCAFYLIGFEDALYARGVRFSLADWIVSITALALVLEFARRTTGWFIPLLCIIALTYVAWWGRYVGGVFNFPGLNWETVLFRSFLGGDGMLGSIARISWSYVFMFILFGAFLVRSGAGEFIIELARCAAGRFVGGPGFVAVFASGLMGSVSGSSVANTVSTGVITIPLMRKAGFPPRFAAGVEAAASTGGQLMPPVMGAGAFIMASYTQVSYLTIIGVAALPALLYFLSVAMFVRIEAKRSGTHQVETEQAPKLMDVLKGGWHYLLPLAVLVIALINGFTPTYAAGIAIVSVVVASWLSRSPMKLQAIIDALVLGTRNMISTAILLLTVGLIVNVVSTTGIGNIFSLMISDWAGGSLLITIVLIALASLVLGMGLPVTAAYIVLGTLSAPALYGLMAESQLLELMMAGDLPEQARAIFMLAAPDALDALNAPMDAASAQQLLAVVPDDFRSQLYEQALSPHTISMMLVAAHMVIFWLSQDSNVTPPVCLTAFAAAAIAKTPPMRTGFTAWKIAKGLYIIPLLFVWSPMITGTPTEMLVVFAFALFGIYAIIAGLEGYLESELPWWLRLAMFPIGALMLWPHGNLLLDFLGLALFLMTLVWSARRDRQMVHATA; from the coding sequence ATGAGCCATTCGACACCTGATTCGGTGCGCGATGAATCTGCAAGCAGCGCTTCAGAGCGCCTTGAGCACCCCTGGCTTGGGCGGATTCTGAGCCTGCTCGCCATCGTCGTTGCTTTCTCGCATATCTATTTCAACACCCTGGGTACTGTCTCAGAGATTTGGGTTAGTGCATTACACTTCGGTATGTTCGGCCTGTTGTGCGCGCTTTCCGTACCGATGTTCAAAGCGCGCTCTGCAACTGGTCAGCGCCTGTTACTTGCAGTTGACGTATGCCTTGGTTTAGCTGCCCTAGGCTGTGCGTTCTATTTAATTGGCTTTGAGGATGCGCTTTATGCCCGTGGGGTACGCTTTTCCCTGGCTGACTGGATCGTGTCGATTACCGCTTTGGCGTTGGTACTAGAATTTGCCCGCCGGACTACCGGCTGGTTTATCCCGCTGCTATGTATCATTGCGCTGACGTACGTTGCCTGGTGGGGGCGCTATGTCGGCGGGGTGTTCAATTTCCCCGGACTGAACTGGGAAACTGTTCTGTTTCGCAGCTTCCTCGGCGGTGACGGCATGCTGGGCTCGATTGCGCGGATTTCCTGGTCTTACGTTTTCATGTTTATTCTCTTTGGTGCCTTCCTGGTTCGTTCGGGCGCTGGAGAGTTCATCATCGAGCTGGCACGTTGTGCCGCCGGTCGCTTTGTTGGTGGCCCGGGGTTTGTAGCGGTATTCGCTTCAGGACTTATGGGGTCAGTGTCTGGCTCCAGCGTAGCCAATACAGTTTCCACCGGTGTGATTACTATTCCCTTAATGCGTAAGGCAGGCTTTCCACCACGTTTTGCGGCTGGCGTTGAAGCCGCTGCTTCAACCGGGGGCCAGCTTATGCCTCCCGTTATGGGGGCGGGGGCTTTTATCATGGCCTCTTACACCCAGGTCTCATATCTCACCATCATCGGCGTCGCTGCGCTTCCTGCACTGCTGTACTTCCTTTCGGTGGCCATGTTCGTGCGCATCGAAGCCAAGCGTAGCGGTACTCATCAGGTAGAAACGGAACAAGCTCCAAAACTGATGGATGTATTGAAGGGCGGTTGGCACTACCTGTTGCCACTTGCGGTGCTGGTCATCGCCCTTATCAATGGCTTCACTCCCACCTACGCTGCCGGTATCGCTATCGTGTCAGTGGTAGTGGCGTCCTGGTTATCACGTTCACCCATGAAGCTCCAGGCAATCATCGACGCTTTGGTACTGGGCACCCGCAACATGATTTCCACCGCTATTTTACTGCTAACGGTGGGTTTGATCGTCAATGTGGTGTCGACGACCGGCATTGGTAACATCTTTTCGTTGATGATCTCAGACTGGGCAGGTGGCAGTCTGTTAATCACCATCGTGTTGATCGCGCTGGCCTCTCTTGTACTGGGTATGGGCCTACCGGTGACGGCCGCTTATATCGTACTGGGCACGCTATCGGCACCTGCGTTGTATGGCCTGATGGCAGAAAGCCAGCTGTTAGAGCTGATGATGGCCGGTGATTTGCCTGAGCAGGCGCGTGCGATCTTTATGCTTGCTGCGCCAGATGCTCTAGACGCGCTGAATGCGCCGATGGACGCCGCCAGTGCTCAACAGCTATTGGCAGTGGTGCCGGATGATTTCCGTTCACAGCTTTACGAACAAGCGCTTTCGCCGCACACGATATCGATGATGCTGGTGGCCGCACACATGGTGATTTTCTGGCTCTCCCAGGACTCCAATGTGACTCCACCAGTATGCCTTACCGCCTTCGCTGCGGCGGCTATCGCGAAAACACCGCCTATGCGTACCGGTTTTACTGCCTGGAAAATCGCCAAGGGGCTCTACATTATTCCCTTGCTGTTTGTGTGGTCGCCAATGATCACCGGGACGCCGACCGAGATGTTGGTCGTGTTTGCCTTCGCGTTATTCGGTATTTACGCCATTATCGCAGGGCTGGAAGGTTATCTGGAAAGCGAGTTGCCCTGGTGGCTGCGCCTAGCCATGTTCCCCATTGGTGCTTTAATGCTGTGGCCTCACGGAAACTTGCTACTGGACTTCTTGGGCTTGGCACTGTTTCTGATGACGCTGGTGTGGAGTGCCAGACGTGACCGCCAGATGGTTCATGCGACGGCCTGA
- a CDS encoding TAXI family TRAP transporter solute-binding subunit: MLKRQFLKTALCLVTAAALGVSASAVTAQEAPKSGQYIMGTATTGGTFYPVGVALSTLIRVKLEPTHGISVSAISSAGSAENLRLMDDDQAQFGILQALYGAWAWSGEGPVPKAYDNVRSVSMLWQNVEHFVMRNALVDTGTIDDLAQLDGRGFSIGARNSGTEGSGRQILAGLDIDPEQMDIAYLGYSASADSMQNGNIDGMNIPAGVPASAVTSAYANMGDDITTLNVTAEQLERINRQYPVWNAFDIPADTYPGQDAPINTIAQPNILVVNADVPEEHVYQITKAMFENLPFLNNIHPATRDMALEKALDGLPMPLHTGAARYFQEQGIEIPEHLLEG, from the coding sequence ATGCTGAAACGCCAATTTCTTAAAACCGCTCTTTGTCTCGTCACCGCCGCTGCATTAGGCGTCAGTGCCTCCGCCGTTACCGCCCAGGAGGCCCCCAAAAGCGGCCAGTACATCATGGGCACCGCCACTACCGGTGGCACGTTCTATCCAGTAGGCGTTGCGCTTTCCACGCTGATACGGGTCAAGCTTGAACCTACCCACGGTATTTCCGTTTCCGCGATTAGCTCTGCGGGTTCTGCGGAAAACTTGCGCCTGATGGATGATGATCAAGCCCAGTTCGGTATTCTTCAAGCGCTCTATGGCGCCTGGGCATGGTCTGGCGAGGGGCCAGTGCCCAAAGCCTATGACAATGTACGCTCAGTCTCCATGTTGTGGCAGAACGTTGAGCACTTCGTGATGCGCAATGCCCTTGTTGATACTGGCACTATCGATGACTTGGCACAGCTAGACGGCCGCGGTTTCTCTATCGGTGCGCGTAATTCCGGTACCGAAGGCTCTGGTCGGCAAATTCTAGCGGGTTTGGATATTGATCCAGAACAGATGGATATCGCTTACCTGGGTTACAGTGCCAGCGCTGACTCTATGCAGAACGGCAATATTGACGGCATGAATATACCCGCAGGAGTTCCGGCTTCTGCGGTGACCAGTGCCTATGCCAATATGGGTGATGACATTACCACCCTGAACGTGACCGCTGAGCAACTTGAGCGCATTAACCGCCAATATCCAGTGTGGAACGCTTTTGATATCCCTGCCGACACTTATCCTGGTCAGGACGCCCCGATCAACACCATTGCTCAGCCCAACATTCTGGTGGTTAACGCCGATGTTCCAGAAGAGCATGTGTATCAGATCACCAAGGCAATGTTCGAGAACCTACCGTTTCTAAATAATATTCATCCTGCAACGCGTGATATGGCACTGGAAAAAGCCCTCGACGGCCTGCCGATGCCTCTGCATACCGGCGCCGCGCGCTATTTCCAGGAACAAGGCATAGAAATTCCTGAGCATCTTCTCGAAGGCTGA
- a CDS encoding sigma-54-dependent transcriptional regulator translates to MTHASSSTLSRLPAASLPVWLVEDEADVRDSLSQWLEVSGLEVRTFSRALKALSALQGGQPCGVIVSDIKMPEMDGLALFGAVQELDTPPPVILITGHGDVPMAVAAIQQGAWDFVQKPFDPERLEECVRRALEHRALALENLQLQQALRHNFLSTRLLGDSALMQALRRQVENLAASRANVVINGETGSGKEVVARALHDFGTGSQGAFVALNCGAMNSELIESELFGHEKGAFTGAGERRIGRLETASHGTLFLDEIESLPLSAQVKLLRALQEGEITRLGSNQVIHLTLRVVVASKENLLELVSKGDFREDLYYRLAIAELAIPPLRERREDIPLLFRHFCHQAADVHERPLREPTTELLTALSQRRWPGNLRELRNIATRYILGLDLPWESSPMPTHQASALSVRMEAFEATVLKEALQRHNGNIQAVLDELDLPRRTLNQKMQRHQLRREDFLAP, encoded by the coding sequence ATGACGCACGCATCTTCTAGCACCTTATCTCGACTACCCGCTGCTTCTCTGCCCGTCTGGCTGGTGGAAGATGAAGCCGATGTTCGTGACTCTCTTAGCCAATGGTTGGAGGTGTCGGGATTAGAAGTTCGCACGTTCTCGCGCGCTCTTAAGGCGCTGAGTGCACTTCAAGGCGGCCAGCCGTGCGGTGTTATCGTCAGCGATATCAAAATGCCCGAGATGGATGGCTTGGCCTTGTTCGGTGCCGTGCAAGAACTCGATACGCCGCCCCCGGTGATTTTGATCACAGGTCACGGCGATGTTCCCATGGCGGTCGCCGCGATTCAGCAAGGAGCTTGGGACTTTGTGCAAAAGCCCTTCGATCCTGAACGCCTTGAAGAGTGTGTGCGGCGGGCGCTAGAGCACCGTGCGCTGGCGCTGGAAAACCTACAATTACAGCAGGCGTTACGGCATAACTTTTTGAGTACGCGCCTGCTCGGTGACTCTGCGCTGATGCAGGCGCTACGGCGCCAAGTGGAAAACCTAGCCGCAAGTCGCGCTAACGTGGTCATTAATGGGGAAACGGGCAGTGGTAAGGAAGTCGTGGCCCGCGCCTTGCACGACTTTGGCACCGGTAGCCAAGGCGCTTTTGTGGCGTTGAACTGTGGTGCGATGAACAGTGAGCTAATCGAATCAGAGCTTTTCGGGCATGAAAAAGGCGCCTTTACCGGTGCGGGAGAACGGCGCATAGGTCGGCTAGAAACCGCCAGTCACGGCACGCTCTTTTTGGATGAAATAGAGTCACTACCACTGTCTGCCCAGGTCAAGTTGCTGCGCGCACTTCAGGAAGGCGAAATTACTCGGCTAGGTAGCAACCAAGTCATTCACCTAACGCTTCGGGTCGTGGTGGCCAGTAAAGAGAACTTGCTGGAATTGGTTTCGAAGGGGGATTTTCGTGAGGATCTTTATTATCGTTTAGCGATTGCTGAGCTGGCGATACCCCCCTTGCGTGAGCGCCGCGAAGACATTCCCTTACTGTTTCGCCACTTCTGCCATCAAGCCGCTGATGTTCACGAAAGGCCACTACGCGAACCCACCACAGAACTGCTGACGGCTCTCAGTCAGCGTCGTTGGCCGGGCAACCTCCGGGAGCTGCGTAATATCGCCACCCGCTATATTCTTGGGCTGGATCTGCCTTGGGAAAGTTCGCCTATGCCGACACATCAAGCGTCTGCGCTTTCGGTGCGTATGGAAGCATTTGAGGCTACCGTCTTGAAAGAAGCGCTACAGCGCCATAATGGCAATATTCAAGCGGTGCTCGACGAACTCGATCTGCCTCGCCGTACGCTCAATCAGAAAATGCAGCGCCACCAGTTACGCCGCGAAGACTTTCTCGCACCCTAA
- a CDS encoding sensor histidine kinase: MSRKFWLRALVLASLVVLSLVGLWWLWHWQYNHAQADAQRHANNRLALYTSSLQGALERFTYLPGLLAQQPLVQAALREPRDLFLSPVNQHLAEVAERSGADTIFLMNEQGVTLASSNYELEQSFIGHDYHFRPYFFDAMQDGSGEFFAIGDTTGQPGYFTSYVVTLGDDTVSAGVLVVKVSLEALQEDWRRAQENVILSDANGVVILSSREQWRFQHIDGLSDEALAQINAQRQFLDKPLSPLGQRLRDDTLVIGNQGQGGGERFLVASLPLSTLGWSMHYLSPVRPLYTSARNILLAGLVTLSALLLFGLWLRERQKRQHMRDAQAKIIQQTNIRLEERVQERTQALEDAQAELVQAGKLAALGTMAAGIAHELNQPLSGIRTYAANGERLLALGRQEMAGDNFQRIQVLSKRLARLIEQLKLFARKGESRESVDLPASLNFVLELLEERFQQQKVRLERDGDWQQSLWVRGDDVRLEQLLTNLLRNALDALNDISNGVIRLHVEVTTEQVQLTIHDNGPGLPQEVIEQMFDPFFTTKPVGEGLGLGLFISYGIAQDLGGKLSAGNHSTRGAWFRLALPHGEEPS; this comes from the coding sequence GTGAGCAGAAAGTTTTGGCTGCGTGCCTTGGTTCTGGCATCTTTAGTGGTGCTGAGCCTTGTAGGGTTGTGGTGGTTATGGCATTGGCAATACAACCACGCCCAAGCGGATGCCCAACGCCACGCTAACAATCGCCTAGCGCTCTATACCAGTAGCCTTCAAGGCGCGCTTGAGCGTTTTACCTATTTACCTGGCTTACTGGCTCAGCAGCCCTTGGTCCAAGCTGCCCTACGCGAACCCCGTGATCTATTTTTATCTCCAGTTAATCAGCATCTGGCAGAGGTCGCTGAGCGTTCGGGCGCCGACACCATTTTTTTGATGAATGAGCAAGGTGTCACTCTGGCCAGCAGCAACTATGAACTCGAGCAAAGTTTCATTGGCCACGATTATCACTTCCGCCCCTATTTTTTCGATGCCATGCAGGACGGTAGCGGTGAATTTTTTGCGATAGGTGACACAACCGGGCAGCCGGGTTATTTCACCTCGTATGTCGTCACGCTTGGCGACGACACTGTTTCTGCGGGTGTCCTGGTGGTTAAAGTTTCACTGGAAGCACTTCAAGAGGATTGGCGTCGAGCACAAGAGAACGTCATTTTGTCGGATGCCAATGGCGTTGTGATACTTTCCAGCCGCGAGCAGTGGCGGTTTCAACACATTGATGGGCTTTCTGATGAGGCACTGGCGCAGATTAATGCCCAGCGCCAATTTCTTGATAAACCGCTCTCCCCACTCGGCCAGCGCCTGCGTGATGATACGCTGGTAATAGGCAACCAAGGGCAAGGGGGAGGCGAGCGTTTTCTGGTTGCTTCCTTGCCGCTTTCTACTCTGGGTTGGTCGATGCATTATCTAAGCCCGGTGCGACCGCTTTACACCAGTGCTCGCAACATACTCCTGGCGGGCTTAGTCACACTTTCCGCGCTTTTATTGTTTGGCTTGTGGCTACGTGAACGCCAAAAACGCCAGCACATGCGCGATGCCCAGGCGAAAATCATCCAGCAAACCAATATTCGCCTGGAAGAGCGTGTCCAGGAACGCACCCAGGCCTTAGAGGATGCGCAAGCTGAACTGGTCCAAGCGGGTAAATTGGCCGCCTTGGGTACCATGGCGGCAGGCATTGCCCATGAGCTTAATCAACCTCTTTCAGGCATACGTACTTATGCTGCCAACGGTGAGCGGTTGTTGGCGCTTGGCCGCCAGGAGATGGCGGGCGACAACTTTCAACGTATTCAGGTGTTGAGCAAACGTCTTGCTCGGTTAATCGAGCAGCTCAAGCTCTTTGCTCGCAAGGGCGAGAGCCGTGAGAGTGTGGATCTTCCGGCTAGCCTGAACTTTGTACTAGAACTACTGGAGGAGCGTTTCCAGCAGCAAAAAGTGCGTTTGGAGCGTGACGGTGATTGGCAGCAGTCCCTATGGGTACGTGGCGATGACGTTCGTCTTGAGCAGTTGCTCACCAACCTGCTGCGTAATGCGCTGGATGCCCTGAACGACATATCCAATGGCGTCATTCGTCTTCATGTTGAGGTAACTACGGAGCAAGTGCAGCTGACGATCCATGACAATGGCCCTGGCTTGCCTCAAGAAGTGATTGAGCAGATGTTTGATCCATTCTTTACGACTAAACCGGTTGGGGAAGGCTTAGGGCTGGGGTTGTTTATCAGCTACGGCATTGCTCAGGATCTTGGCGGTAAGCTCAGCGCGGGCAATCATTCCACTAGAGGCGCTTGGTTTCGTCTGGCATTACCGCATGGTGAGGAACCTTCATGA